The nucleotide sequence TATGAAACTGATCCCTAAAAAGAGCACGGGCTTTTGGGGAAAGATCAAGCAGATACTCAGGGTAGGTGAATGATATTGCTTTTCGTTTTCAGGCTTTTTAAGAGAAAGGTTCCTTCGTCTAAAATAGCTAAGGATAGACTTGAGATAATACTAAAACACGATAGAACCGAGCTCTCAAGAAGCGAAATGATAGAAATGACTGATAGAATACTATCGGTCTTAAGAGATTATGTAAGTTATGACGAGGATAGAGCTCAGGTTAAGGTTATGAGGAAAAACGGAGAAACATTTCTCTATATAAGCGTTCCAGTTGTTGGTAAATCGACATCGAGAGCTTGGAGGAGATAAGCTCTTGAGATTTAAAGGGCTTGAGCTTGGGTTAGTCTTTTCGATTATTCTTTTAGTTTTTCTTGGGTTGCTTAACCTTTACAGCGCAACCTTTGGAGAAAAAGGCATTTTTTTCTACAAGCAGGTTATATGGATCGTTCTTGGGGGGATAGCGTGTACTATAGTGGTTTTTTATGACTATCACCGTATTGTTGAGCGTAGTAGCTATTTTTATGTGTTAGGATTGGCTCTTCTTGCACTCGTTCTTTTCGCAGGAAAGGGTGCCGGTGGAGCGAGAAGATGGCTTTCGATGCTTGGATTTTCGCTTCAACCATC is from Synergistota bacterium and encodes:
- the minE gene encoding cell division topological specificity factor MinE, translating into MLFVFRLFKRKVPSSKIAKDRLEIILKHDRTELSRSEMIEMTDRILSVLRDYVSYDEDRAQVKVMRKNGETFLYISVPVVGKSTSRAWRR